The Linepithema humile isolate Giens D197 chromosome 2, Lhum_UNIL_v1.0, whole genome shotgun sequence genome has a segment encoding these proteins:
- the LOC105677799 gene encoding tyrosine-protein phosphatase non-receptor type 11 isoform X1, protein MASGRFFHPNITGLQAESLLMEYGIDGSFLARHSTSNPADFTLSVRRNGKITHIKIQNTGDFLDLYGGEKFATLSELIQYYMENEGQLREKNGEIIELKYPLNCADPTTERWFHGHLSAKEAEELMLERGKNGSFLVRQSQSSPGDYALCVRCDDRVTHVIIRSQDNKYDVGGGHRFHSLSDLIEHYKKNPMVDTSGIVVHLRQPFNATRINVSDIKSRVRQLHKENGSSGGWLYGNGTTGNNEVGPSRGKGKAGFWEEFESLQQLESRHLYSRKEGLRPENRSKNRYKNIVPFDHTRVLLTDVDPKILGSDYINANYIKNEEGDGTGTTISTGNDTTFGKCYIATQGCLPNTVQDFWHMVYQENTRVIVMTSKEIERGKNKCARYWPEEEEITEYGNEWKVRAVSQNSTADYTLREFLLQGTKSKFSESRKIYHYHFQAWPDHGVPSDPGCVLNFLHDVNARQESIAASLASSNQCIGPILVHCSAGIGRTGTFIVIDMILDQIKRHGLDCEIDIQRTIQQVRSQRSGMVQTEAQYKFVYLAVLHYIETVSQRMQAEQFFLQKSLQLGREYTNIRYKSETNATVGDTSTSTRTSTTLPREEPIFEEVYIPMRNFR, encoded by the exons ATGGCATCTGGCAG ATTTTTTCATCCCAATATTACTGGACTACAAGCAGAAAGTCTATTGATGGAATATGGAATTGATGGATCGTTTTTAGCTAGACACTCTACATCAAATCCTGCTGACTTTACACTCTCTGTCAG aCGGAACGGTAAGATTACTCATATCAAGATACAAAATACAGGAGATTTTCTTGATTTGTATGGTGGTGAAAAATTTGCCACTTTATCagaattaatacaatattacatgGAAAATGAGGGACaattaagagagaaaaatggTGAAATTATTGAACTTAAATATCCTCTCAACTGTGCTGATCCTACAACTGAAAG gtgGTTTCACGGACATTTGTCAGCAAAAGAAGCGGAAGAATTGATGCTGGAACGTGGAAAAAATGGATCTTTTTTGGTTCGCCAATCGCAATCCAGCCCTGGTGATTATGCTTTATGCGTACGCTGTGACGATCGCGTTACGCATGTTATAATACGATCTCAG gaTAACAAATATGATGTAGGTGGTGGTCACAGGTTTCACAGCCTTAGTGATCTAAtagaacattataaaaaaaatccaatggTTGACACAAGCGGAATCGTTGTTCATCTTCG CCAACCATTCAATGCAACGCGTATTAACGTTAGTGATATTAAAAGCAGAGTCAGACAATTACATAAAGAAAATGGCTCTTCTGGTGGTTGGCTGTATGGAAATGGAACTACTGGAAATAATGAAGTTGGACCAAGTCGTGGCAAAGGAAAAGCAGGTTTCTGGGAAGAATTCGAGTCGTTGCAGCAATTAGAGTCTCGACATTTATATTCAAGGAAAGAAGGTTTACGTCCAGAGAATCGTTCGAAAAACCGTTACAAGAATATTGTACCGTTTGATCATACTAGAGTACTATTAACAGATGTCGATCCAAAAATCCTTGGATCTGATTATATTAATGCTAACTACATAAAg AATGAGGAAGGGGATGGAACAGGCACCACCATTAGTACTGGTAACGACACCACATTTGGTAAATGTTACATAGCCACGCAAGGTTGTCTTCCAAACACTGTACAAGATTTTTGGCATATGGTATATCAAGAAAATACTCGTGTCATTGTGATGACATCGAAAGAAATAGAAAGGGGAAAG aataaatgcgCGCGTTACTGGCCGGAGGAAGAAGAAATTACCGAATATGGTAATGAGTGGAAAGTACGCGCCGTATCGCAAAATTCTACTGCTGATTATACTTTGCGAGAATTTCTTCTGCAAGgaacaaaatcaaaattttccgAGTCCaggaaaatttatcattatcacTTCCAA gCATGGCCTGATCATGGTGTTCCATCAGATCCTGGTTGCGTGCTAAATTTTCTACATGATGTAAACGCCAGGCAAGAATCGATTGCAGCATCTTTGGCTTCGAGCAACCAATGTATAGGACCAATTCTCGTCCATTGTAGTGCCGGAATTGGCAGAACTGGCACATTTATTGTCATTGACATGATTTTAGATCAAATTAAACGTCATG GACTAGACTGTGAAATTGACATTCAACGCACAATACAACAAGTACGCTCGCAAAGGTCAGGAATGGTCCAAACAGAAGCGCAATATAAATTCGTCTACCTCGCAGTTTTGCACTATATTGAGACTGTGTCTCAGAGGATGCAAGCGGAACAg ttttttttacagaaatcaCTTCAATTAGGTAgagaatatacaaatattcgcTATAAAAGCGAGACCAACGCTACTGTAGGAGATACTTCTACTTCTACGCGTACGTCCACGACTCTTCCACGAGAAGAACCCATATTTGAAGAAGTTTATATTCCAATGCGAAATTTTCGTTAA
- the LOC105677799 gene encoding tyrosine-protein phosphatase non-receptor type 11 isoform X2 has translation MASGRFFHPNITGLQAESLLMEYGIDGSFLARHSTSNPADFTLSVRRNGKITHIKIQNTGDFLDLYGGEKFATLSELIQYYMENEGQLREKNGEIIELKYPLNCADPTTERWFHGHLSAKEAEELMLERGKNGSFLVRQSQSSPGDYALCVRCDDRVTHVIIRSQDNKYDVGGGHRFHSLSDLIEHYKKNPMVDTSGIVVHLRQPFNATRINVSDIKSRVRQLHKENGSSGGWLYGNGTTGNNEVGPSRGKGKAGFWEEFESLQQLESRHLYSRKEGLRPENRSKNRYKNIVPFDHTRVLLTDVDPKILGSDYINANYIKNEEGDGTGTTISTGNDTTFGKCYIATQGCLPNTVQDFWHMVYQENTRVIVMTSKEIERGKNKCARYWPEEEEITEYGNEWKVRAVSQNSTADYTLREFLLQGTKSKFSESRKIYHYHFQAWPDHGVPSDPGCVLNFLHDVNARQESIAASLASSNQCIGPILVHCSAGIGRTGTFIVIDMILDQIKRHGLDCEIDIQRTIQQVRSQRSGMVQTEAQYKFVYLAVLHYIETVSQRMQAEQKSLQLGREYTNIRYKSETNATVGDTSTSTRTSTTLPREEPIFEEVYIPMRNFR, from the exons ATGGCATCTGGCAG ATTTTTTCATCCCAATATTACTGGACTACAAGCAGAAAGTCTATTGATGGAATATGGAATTGATGGATCGTTTTTAGCTAGACACTCTACATCAAATCCTGCTGACTTTACACTCTCTGTCAG aCGGAACGGTAAGATTACTCATATCAAGATACAAAATACAGGAGATTTTCTTGATTTGTATGGTGGTGAAAAATTTGCCACTTTATCagaattaatacaatattacatgGAAAATGAGGGACaattaagagagaaaaatggTGAAATTATTGAACTTAAATATCCTCTCAACTGTGCTGATCCTACAACTGAAAG gtgGTTTCACGGACATTTGTCAGCAAAAGAAGCGGAAGAATTGATGCTGGAACGTGGAAAAAATGGATCTTTTTTGGTTCGCCAATCGCAATCCAGCCCTGGTGATTATGCTTTATGCGTACGCTGTGACGATCGCGTTACGCATGTTATAATACGATCTCAG gaTAACAAATATGATGTAGGTGGTGGTCACAGGTTTCACAGCCTTAGTGATCTAAtagaacattataaaaaaaatccaatggTTGACACAAGCGGAATCGTTGTTCATCTTCG CCAACCATTCAATGCAACGCGTATTAACGTTAGTGATATTAAAAGCAGAGTCAGACAATTACATAAAGAAAATGGCTCTTCTGGTGGTTGGCTGTATGGAAATGGAACTACTGGAAATAATGAAGTTGGACCAAGTCGTGGCAAAGGAAAAGCAGGTTTCTGGGAAGAATTCGAGTCGTTGCAGCAATTAGAGTCTCGACATTTATATTCAAGGAAAGAAGGTTTACGTCCAGAGAATCGTTCGAAAAACCGTTACAAGAATATTGTACCGTTTGATCATACTAGAGTACTATTAACAGATGTCGATCCAAAAATCCTTGGATCTGATTATATTAATGCTAACTACATAAAg AATGAGGAAGGGGATGGAACAGGCACCACCATTAGTACTGGTAACGACACCACATTTGGTAAATGTTACATAGCCACGCAAGGTTGTCTTCCAAACACTGTACAAGATTTTTGGCATATGGTATATCAAGAAAATACTCGTGTCATTGTGATGACATCGAAAGAAATAGAAAGGGGAAAG aataaatgcgCGCGTTACTGGCCGGAGGAAGAAGAAATTACCGAATATGGTAATGAGTGGAAAGTACGCGCCGTATCGCAAAATTCTACTGCTGATTATACTTTGCGAGAATTTCTTCTGCAAGgaacaaaatcaaaattttccgAGTCCaggaaaatttatcattatcacTTCCAA gCATGGCCTGATCATGGTGTTCCATCAGATCCTGGTTGCGTGCTAAATTTTCTACATGATGTAAACGCCAGGCAAGAATCGATTGCAGCATCTTTGGCTTCGAGCAACCAATGTATAGGACCAATTCTCGTCCATTGTAGTGCCGGAATTGGCAGAACTGGCACATTTATTGTCATTGACATGATTTTAGATCAAATTAAACGTCATG GACTAGACTGTGAAATTGACATTCAACGCACAATACAACAAGTACGCTCGCAAAGGTCAGGAATGGTCCAAACAGAAGCGCAATATAAATTCGTCTACCTCGCAGTTTTGCACTATATTGAGACTGTGTCTCAGAGGATGCAAGCGGAACAg aaatcaCTTCAATTAGGTAgagaatatacaaatattcgcTATAAAAGCGAGACCAACGCTACTGTAGGAGATACTTCTACTTCTACGCGTACGTCCACGACTCTTCCACGAGAAGAACCCATATTTGAAGAAGTTTATATTCCAATGCGAAATTTTCGTTAA
- the LOC105677799 gene encoding tyrosine-protein phosphatase non-receptor type 11 isoform X3, producing the protein MEYGIDGSFLARHSTSNPADFTLSVRRNGKITHIKIQNTGDFLDLYGGEKFATLSELIQYYMENEGQLREKNGEIIELKYPLNCADPTTERWFHGHLSAKEAEELMLERGKNGSFLVRQSQSSPGDYALCVRCDDRVTHVIIRSQDNKYDVGGGHRFHSLSDLIEHYKKNPMVDTSGIVVHLRQPFNATRINVSDIKSRVRQLHKENGSSGGWLYGNGTTGNNEVGPSRGKGKAGFWEEFESLQQLESRHLYSRKEGLRPENRSKNRYKNIVPFDHTRVLLTDVDPKILGSDYINANYIKNEEGDGTGTTISTGNDTTFGKCYIATQGCLPNTVQDFWHMVYQENTRVIVMTSKEIERGKNKCARYWPEEEEITEYGNEWKVRAVSQNSTADYTLREFLLQGTKSKFSESRKIYHYHFQAWPDHGVPSDPGCVLNFLHDVNARQESIAASLASSNQCIGPILVHCSAGIGRTGTFIVIDMILDQIKRHGLDCEIDIQRTIQQVRSQRSGMVQTEAQYKFVYLAVLHYIETVSQRMQAEQFFLQKSLQLGREYTNIRYKSETNATVGDTSTSTRTSTTLPREEPIFEEVYIPMRNFR; encoded by the exons ATGGAATATGGAATTGATGGATCGTTTTTAGCTAGACACTCTACATCAAATCCTGCTGACTTTACACTCTCTGTCAG aCGGAACGGTAAGATTACTCATATCAAGATACAAAATACAGGAGATTTTCTTGATTTGTATGGTGGTGAAAAATTTGCCACTTTATCagaattaatacaatattacatgGAAAATGAGGGACaattaagagagaaaaatggTGAAATTATTGAACTTAAATATCCTCTCAACTGTGCTGATCCTACAACTGAAAG gtgGTTTCACGGACATTTGTCAGCAAAAGAAGCGGAAGAATTGATGCTGGAACGTGGAAAAAATGGATCTTTTTTGGTTCGCCAATCGCAATCCAGCCCTGGTGATTATGCTTTATGCGTACGCTGTGACGATCGCGTTACGCATGTTATAATACGATCTCAG gaTAACAAATATGATGTAGGTGGTGGTCACAGGTTTCACAGCCTTAGTGATCTAAtagaacattataaaaaaaatccaatggTTGACACAAGCGGAATCGTTGTTCATCTTCG CCAACCATTCAATGCAACGCGTATTAACGTTAGTGATATTAAAAGCAGAGTCAGACAATTACATAAAGAAAATGGCTCTTCTGGTGGTTGGCTGTATGGAAATGGAACTACTGGAAATAATGAAGTTGGACCAAGTCGTGGCAAAGGAAAAGCAGGTTTCTGGGAAGAATTCGAGTCGTTGCAGCAATTAGAGTCTCGACATTTATATTCAAGGAAAGAAGGTTTACGTCCAGAGAATCGTTCGAAAAACCGTTACAAGAATATTGTACCGTTTGATCATACTAGAGTACTATTAACAGATGTCGATCCAAAAATCCTTGGATCTGATTATATTAATGCTAACTACATAAAg AATGAGGAAGGGGATGGAACAGGCACCACCATTAGTACTGGTAACGACACCACATTTGGTAAATGTTACATAGCCACGCAAGGTTGTCTTCCAAACACTGTACAAGATTTTTGGCATATGGTATATCAAGAAAATACTCGTGTCATTGTGATGACATCGAAAGAAATAGAAAGGGGAAAG aataaatgcgCGCGTTACTGGCCGGAGGAAGAAGAAATTACCGAATATGGTAATGAGTGGAAAGTACGCGCCGTATCGCAAAATTCTACTGCTGATTATACTTTGCGAGAATTTCTTCTGCAAGgaacaaaatcaaaattttccgAGTCCaggaaaatttatcattatcacTTCCAA gCATGGCCTGATCATGGTGTTCCATCAGATCCTGGTTGCGTGCTAAATTTTCTACATGATGTAAACGCCAGGCAAGAATCGATTGCAGCATCTTTGGCTTCGAGCAACCAATGTATAGGACCAATTCTCGTCCATTGTAGTGCCGGAATTGGCAGAACTGGCACATTTATTGTCATTGACATGATTTTAGATCAAATTAAACGTCATG GACTAGACTGTGAAATTGACATTCAACGCACAATACAACAAGTACGCTCGCAAAGGTCAGGAATGGTCCAAACAGAAGCGCAATATAAATTCGTCTACCTCGCAGTTTTGCACTATATTGAGACTGTGTCTCAGAGGATGCAAGCGGAACAg ttttttttacagaaatcaCTTCAATTAGGTAgagaatatacaaatattcgcTATAAAAGCGAGACCAACGCTACTGTAGGAGATACTTCTACTTCTACGCGTACGTCCACGACTCTTCCACGAGAAGAACCCATATTTGAAGAAGTTTATATTCCAATGCGAAATTTTCGTTAA
- the LOC105677799 gene encoding tyrosine-protein phosphatase non-receptor type 11 isoform X5, with product MTYYFFHPHQQIICLCTHISRACKLRITHTRAHTHTHTHTRAHTRTHTHRARVSVCKGEKLQSYSYLKFIFFPLKEQDNKYDVGGGHRFHSLSDLIEHYKKNPMVDTSGIVVHLRQPFNATRINVSDIKSRVRQLHKENGSSGGWLYGNGTTGNNEVGPSRGKGKAGFWEEFESLQQLESRHLYSRKEGLRPENRSKNRYKNIVPFDHTRVLLTDVDPKILGSDYINANYIKNEEGDGTGTTISTGNDTTFGKCYIATQGCLPNTVQDFWHMVYQENTRVIVMTSKEIERGKNKCARYWPEEEEITEYGNEWKVRAVSQNSTADYTLREFLLQGTKSKFSESRKIYHYHFQAWPDHGVPSDPGCVLNFLHDVNARQESIAASLASSNQCIGPILVHCSAGIGRTGTFIVIDMILDQIKRHGLDCEIDIQRTIQQVRSQRSGMVQTEAQYKFVYLAVLHYIETVSQRMQAEQFFLQKSLQLGREYTNIRYKSETNATVGDTSTSTRTSTTLPREEPIFEEVYIPMRNFR from the exons atgacttattacttttttcatcCTCATCAGCAAATT ATATGCTTATGTACACACATTTCACGAGCGTGCAAACTACGtattacacacacacgcgcacacacacacacacacacacacacgcgcgcgcacacgcgcacacacacacaccgcgcgcgcgtgagTGTGTGCAAAGGAGAAAAGTTACAAAGTTACAGCTATCTGAAATTTATCTTCTTTCCACTAAAAGAACAA gaTAACAAATATGATGTAGGTGGTGGTCACAGGTTTCACAGCCTTAGTGATCTAAtagaacattataaaaaaaatccaatggTTGACACAAGCGGAATCGTTGTTCATCTTCG CCAACCATTCAATGCAACGCGTATTAACGTTAGTGATATTAAAAGCAGAGTCAGACAATTACATAAAGAAAATGGCTCTTCTGGTGGTTGGCTGTATGGAAATGGAACTACTGGAAATAATGAAGTTGGACCAAGTCGTGGCAAAGGAAAAGCAGGTTTCTGGGAAGAATTCGAGTCGTTGCAGCAATTAGAGTCTCGACATTTATATTCAAGGAAAGAAGGTTTACGTCCAGAGAATCGTTCGAAAAACCGTTACAAGAATATTGTACCGTTTGATCATACTAGAGTACTATTAACAGATGTCGATCCAAAAATCCTTGGATCTGATTATATTAATGCTAACTACATAAAg AATGAGGAAGGGGATGGAACAGGCACCACCATTAGTACTGGTAACGACACCACATTTGGTAAATGTTACATAGCCACGCAAGGTTGTCTTCCAAACACTGTACAAGATTTTTGGCATATGGTATATCAAGAAAATACTCGTGTCATTGTGATGACATCGAAAGAAATAGAAAGGGGAAAG aataaatgcgCGCGTTACTGGCCGGAGGAAGAAGAAATTACCGAATATGGTAATGAGTGGAAAGTACGCGCCGTATCGCAAAATTCTACTGCTGATTATACTTTGCGAGAATTTCTTCTGCAAGgaacaaaatcaaaattttccgAGTCCaggaaaatttatcattatcacTTCCAA gCATGGCCTGATCATGGTGTTCCATCAGATCCTGGTTGCGTGCTAAATTTTCTACATGATGTAAACGCCAGGCAAGAATCGATTGCAGCATCTTTGGCTTCGAGCAACCAATGTATAGGACCAATTCTCGTCCATTGTAGTGCCGGAATTGGCAGAACTGGCACATTTATTGTCATTGACATGATTTTAGATCAAATTAAACGTCATG GACTAGACTGTGAAATTGACATTCAACGCACAATACAACAAGTACGCTCGCAAAGGTCAGGAATGGTCCAAACAGAAGCGCAATATAAATTCGTCTACCTCGCAGTTTTGCACTATATTGAGACTGTGTCTCAGAGGATGCAAGCGGAACAg ttttttttacagaaatcaCTTCAATTAGGTAgagaatatacaaatattcgcTATAAAAGCGAGACCAACGCTACTGTAGGAGATACTTCTACTTCTACGCGTACGTCCACGACTCTTCCACGAGAAGAACCCATATTTGAAGAAGTTTATATTCCAATGCGAAATTTTCGTTAA
- the LOC105677799 gene encoding tyrosine-protein phosphatase non-receptor type 11 isoform X4 — MASGRFFHPNITGLQAESLLMEYGIDGSFLARHSTSNPADFTLSVRRNGKITHIKIQNTGDFLDLYGGEKFATLSELIQYYMENEGQLREKNGEIIELKYPLNCADPTTERWFHGHLSAKEAEELMLERGKNGSFLVRQSQSSPGDYALCVRCDDRVTHVIIRSQDNKYDVGGGHRFHSLSDLIEHYKKNPMVDTSGIVVHLRQPFNATRINVSDIKSRVRQLHKENGSSGGWLYGNGTTGNNEVGPSRGKGKAGFWEEFESLQQLESRHLYSRKEGLRPENRSKNRYKNIVPFDHTRVLLTDVDPKILGSDYINANYIKNEEGDGTGTTISTGNDTTFGKCYIATQGCLPNTVQDFWHMVYQENTRVIVMTSKEIERGKNKCARYWPEEEEITEYGNEWKVRAVSQNSTADYTLREFLLQGTKSKFSESRKIYHYHFQAWPDHGVPSDPGCVLNFLHDVNARQESIAASLASSNQCIGPILVHCSAGIGRTGTFIVIDMILDQIKRHGLDCEIDIQRTIQQVRSQRSGMVQTEAQYKFVYLAVLHYIETVSQRMQAEQVLNLISNHFN; from the exons ATGGCATCTGGCAG ATTTTTTCATCCCAATATTACTGGACTACAAGCAGAAAGTCTATTGATGGAATATGGAATTGATGGATCGTTTTTAGCTAGACACTCTACATCAAATCCTGCTGACTTTACACTCTCTGTCAG aCGGAACGGTAAGATTACTCATATCAAGATACAAAATACAGGAGATTTTCTTGATTTGTATGGTGGTGAAAAATTTGCCACTTTATCagaattaatacaatattacatgGAAAATGAGGGACaattaagagagaaaaatggTGAAATTATTGAACTTAAATATCCTCTCAACTGTGCTGATCCTACAACTGAAAG gtgGTTTCACGGACATTTGTCAGCAAAAGAAGCGGAAGAATTGATGCTGGAACGTGGAAAAAATGGATCTTTTTTGGTTCGCCAATCGCAATCCAGCCCTGGTGATTATGCTTTATGCGTACGCTGTGACGATCGCGTTACGCATGTTATAATACGATCTCAG gaTAACAAATATGATGTAGGTGGTGGTCACAGGTTTCACAGCCTTAGTGATCTAAtagaacattataaaaaaaatccaatggTTGACACAAGCGGAATCGTTGTTCATCTTCG CCAACCATTCAATGCAACGCGTATTAACGTTAGTGATATTAAAAGCAGAGTCAGACAATTACATAAAGAAAATGGCTCTTCTGGTGGTTGGCTGTATGGAAATGGAACTACTGGAAATAATGAAGTTGGACCAAGTCGTGGCAAAGGAAAAGCAGGTTTCTGGGAAGAATTCGAGTCGTTGCAGCAATTAGAGTCTCGACATTTATATTCAAGGAAAGAAGGTTTACGTCCAGAGAATCGTTCGAAAAACCGTTACAAGAATATTGTACCGTTTGATCATACTAGAGTACTATTAACAGATGTCGATCCAAAAATCCTTGGATCTGATTATATTAATGCTAACTACATAAAg AATGAGGAAGGGGATGGAACAGGCACCACCATTAGTACTGGTAACGACACCACATTTGGTAAATGTTACATAGCCACGCAAGGTTGTCTTCCAAACACTGTACAAGATTTTTGGCATATGGTATATCAAGAAAATACTCGTGTCATTGTGATGACATCGAAAGAAATAGAAAGGGGAAAG aataaatgcgCGCGTTACTGGCCGGAGGAAGAAGAAATTACCGAATATGGTAATGAGTGGAAAGTACGCGCCGTATCGCAAAATTCTACTGCTGATTATACTTTGCGAGAATTTCTTCTGCAAGgaacaaaatcaaaattttccgAGTCCaggaaaatttatcattatcacTTCCAA gCATGGCCTGATCATGGTGTTCCATCAGATCCTGGTTGCGTGCTAAATTTTCTACATGATGTAAACGCCAGGCAAGAATCGATTGCAGCATCTTTGGCTTCGAGCAACCAATGTATAGGACCAATTCTCGTCCATTGTAGTGCCGGAATTGGCAGAACTGGCACATTTATTGTCATTGACATGATTTTAGATCAAATTAAACGTCATG GACTAGACTGTGAAATTGACATTCAACGCACAATACAACAAGTACGCTCGCAAAGGTCAGGAATGGTCCAAACAGAAGCGCAATATAAATTCGTCTACCTCGCAGTTTTGCACTATATTGAGACTGTGTCTCAGAGGATGCAAGCGGAACAggtgttaaatttaatatc aaatcaCTTCAATTAG
- the LOC136996891 gene encoding uncharacterized protein isoform X1 → MVHLKSMEKYRKNNEESKMQHSIERNIHRENSQKKLYSKDLVECREELERCQEKLHLCQLQLEETAEKEKQWSVKYAKLKESKAFPLTEATGQQIVDLLLQLKLAKGRTLPHQHHVANSDISIMDNNNEDDNFIIPKEVYNEIMREKDNEKVLNTLSYAAWGIEILANRVVRSAVNTPYKELTPQKKAAVVNMYERWLRETRKLPEHIINEEVERRKINERFNKAITGARKKLRQITDKKTMTEEASALKEKFEKNLRNNSSDISDKE, encoded by the exons atggttcatttaaaaagtatggaaaaatacagaaaaaataatgag GAAAGTAAAATGCAGCACAGTATTGAACGAAATATCCATCGTGAGAATAGccaaaaaaaactatattctAAAGATCTGGTAGAATGCAGAGAAGAACTGGAACGCTGCCAAGAAAAGCTGCATTTATGTCAACTGCAACTTGAGGAAACGGCAGAAAAAGAGAAGCAATGGTCAGTAAAATACGCGAAACTAAAAGAAAGTAAGGCTTTTCCCTTGACGGAAGCCACAGGGCAGCAAATCGTGGATCTCCTCCTACAATTAAAGTTGGCAAAAG gaCGAACATTGCCACATCAACACCATGTGGCAAATAGTGATATATCTATCATGGACAACAATAATGAAGATGACAACTTCATAATTCCGAAAGAAGtgtataatgaaattatgcgggaaaaagataatgaaaaagttttaaataccTTGTCATACGCAGCCTGGGGCATAGAAATCCTGGCAAATAGAGTCGTACGTTCAGCAGTAAACACACCGTACAAAGAACTGACTCCGCAGAAGAAAGCGGCTGTAGTAAATATGTACGAGCGATGGTTAAGAGAAACGCGTAAACTTCCCGAACACATAATCAATGAAGAAGTGGAAAGGAGGAAAATAAacgaaagatttaataaagcTATAACAGGAGCCCGCAAAAAACTACGTCAGATAACCGATAAAAAAACGATGACCGAAGAAGCATCagcattaaaagaaaaatttgaaaagaatttgCGTAATAATTCATCGGACATCAGTGATAAggaataa